A genomic region of Alligator mississippiensis isolate rAllMis1 chromosome 4, rAllMis1, whole genome shotgun sequence contains the following coding sequences:
- the LOC102573978 gene encoding fibrinogen-like protein 1-like protein translates to MKLYPFLCFCFAFTLIKAAQRETLTKKEVFGNITNRLMIKDREHEVLNIPEGYTYPDFVAKDCRAAYRHGKRQSGLYVIRPKNSPFLAVYCEMDDGGWTVLQRHSAGENEKWSQPWSEYKNGFGNLRGDHWLGNEMMHLLTRQNVFIVRFVFVDSDGHTKHADYHTFKVDSEENGYALRLGDYSGDAGDALTTVGEAGIHDNMNFSTLDKDQDRRPDTNCAEYYHGGWWFDDCYSALLNSDKGIYWKGLCTAQKPCKSVKIMIRPNPINCKPGKKY, encoded by the exons ATGAAACTTTATCCATTCCTCTGCTTTTGTTTTGCGTTCACACTTATCAAAGCAGCACAGCGTGAAACTTTAACAAAAAAAGAGGTCTTCGGAAACATTACCAATCGTCTCATGATAAAAGACAGAGAGCATGAAGTTTTAAACATCCCGGAAGGGTATACTTATCCAG acttCGTGGCAAAGGACTGCAGGGCAGCTTACAGACATGGCAAAAGGCAAAGTGGGCTCTACGTCATCCGCCCCAAAAACTCTCCCTTCTTGGCAGTCTACTGTGAAATGGATGATGGAGGCTGGACGGTCCTGCAGCGCCACAGTGCTggtgaaaatgaaaaatggtCCCAACCATGGTCTGAGTATAAGAATGGCTTTGGTAATCTGCGTGGCGACCACTGGCTTGGCAACGAAATGATGCATCTCTTAACAAGGCAAAATGTCTTCATTGTCAGATTTGTCTTTGTTGACAGCGACGGCCATACAAAACATGCAGATTACCATACCTTTAAGGTGGATAGTGAGGAAAACGGTTACGCTTTGAGGTTAGGGGACTATTCAGGTGATGCAGGAGATGCTTTGACCACAGTGGGTGAGGCAGGTATCCATGACAATATGAATTTTTCCACCCTAGACAAGGACCAAGACAGAAGGCCTGACACTAACTGTGCCGAATACTATCATGGAGGCTGGTGGTTTGACGACTGTTATTCTGCCCTCCTAAACAGTGATAAAGGCATTTACTGGAAGGGTTTGTGTACTGCACAGAAACCATGCAAGTCAGTTAAAATAATGATTAGACCAAATCCAATAAACTGTAAACCAGGTAAGAAATATTAA